Proteins from one Pseudomonas bijieensis genomic window:
- a CDS encoding 2,3-butanediol dehydrogenase: MRAAVWHGRNDIRVEDVPLPVSPPAGWVQIRVQWCGICGSDLHEYVAGPVFIPVDAPHPLTGIKGQCILGHEFCGEIVELGAGVEGFSVGEPVAADACQHCGTCYYCTHGLYNICENLAFTGLMNNGAFAELVNVPANLLYKLPADFPAEAGALIEPLAVGMHAVKKAGSLLGQNVVVVGAGTIGLCTIMCAKAAGAAQVIALEMSGARKAKALEVGASHVIDPKECDALAEVRRLTGGLGADVSFECIGNKHTAKLAIDLIRKAGKCVLVGIFEEPSEFNFFELVSTEKQVLGALAYNGEFADVIAFIADGRLDISPLVTGRIQLEQIVGQGFEELVNNKEHNVKIIVSPARI; the protein is encoded by the coding sequence ATGCGCGCCGCCGTCTGGCATGGCCGCAACGACATCCGCGTCGAAGACGTGCCACTGCCGGTTTCGCCGCCCGCCGGTTGGGTGCAGATCCGTGTGCAATGGTGCGGTATCTGCGGCTCCGACCTGCATGAATACGTGGCCGGGCCGGTGTTCATTCCGGTGGACGCGCCGCACCCGCTGACCGGGATCAAGGGCCAGTGCATCCTCGGTCATGAGTTCTGCGGCGAGATCGTCGAACTGGGGGCCGGCGTCGAAGGCTTCAGTGTCGGTGAGCCGGTGGCGGCTGATGCGTGCCAGCACTGCGGCACCTGCTATTACTGCACCCACGGGCTGTACAACATCTGCGAGAACCTGGCCTTCACCGGGCTGATGAACAACGGTGCATTTGCCGAACTGGTCAACGTACCGGCCAATTTGCTCTACAAGTTGCCTGCTGATTTTCCGGCCGAGGCCGGTGCGTTGATCGAGCCGTTGGCGGTGGGGATGCACGCGGTGAAGAAGGCCGGCAGCCTGTTGGGCCAGAACGTGGTCGTGGTTGGTGCCGGTACGATCGGCCTGTGCACCATCATGTGCGCCAAGGCCGCCGGCGCGGCCCAGGTGATCGCCCTGGAAATGTCCGGCGCGCGCAAAGCCAAGGCCCTGGAGGTCGGGGCCAGCCATGTGATCGATCCGAAGGAGTGCGACGCCCTGGCCGAAGTTCGTCGTCTGACCGGCGGCCTGGGGGCCGATGTCAGTTTCGAATGCATCGGCAACAAGCACACCGCGAAACTGGCCATCGACCTGATCCGCAAGGCCGGCAAATGTGTATTGGTGGGGATCTTCGAGGAGCCCAGCGAATTCAATTTCTTCGAGCTGGTGTCCACTGAGAAGCAGGTGCTCGGCGCGTTGGCCTACAACGGCGAGTTTGCCGATGTGATCGCTTTCATCGCCGATGGGCGCCTGGACATCTCGCCACTGGTGACCGGCCGCATCCAGCTGGAGCAGATTGTCGGCCAGGGCTTTGAGGAACTGGTCAACAACAAGGAGCACAACGTGAAAATCATCGTGTCTCCCGCACGGATCTGA
- a CDS encoding acetoin dehydrogenase dihydrolipoyllysine-residue acetyltransferase subunit, giving the protein MSQIHTLTMPKWGLSMTEGRVDTWLKEEGQAITKGDEVMDVETDKISSSVEAPFSGILRRQIARQDETLAVGALLGIVVEGEASDAEIDAVIEQFQSTFVPGDAADEDSGPKPQKVELDGRVIRYFERGEGGTPLLLVHGFGGDLNGWLFNHEALAAGRRVIALDLPGHGESSKTLQRGDLDELSGVVLGLLDHLDINAVHLVGHSMGGAVSLNAARLMPQRVRSLTLIGSAGLGAQINGSYLEGFVEAANRNALKPALVQLFSNAELVNRQMLDDMLKYKRLEGVDAALRQLSATLFKDGHQQVDLREVVQAGHVPTLVIWGSDDAIIPVAHSEGLSAQVEVLSGQGHMVQMEAAEQVNRLILGFIEQR; this is encoded by the coding sequence ATGAGCCAGATTCATACCCTGACCATGCCCAAGTGGGGCCTGTCGATGACCGAGGGCCGGGTCGATACCTGGCTCAAGGAGGAGGGCCAGGCCATCACCAAGGGTGATGAAGTGATGGACGTGGAAACCGACAAGATTTCCAGCAGTGTCGAAGCGCCGTTTTCCGGAATCCTGCGCCGGCAGATTGCCCGGCAGGACGAAACCCTGGCGGTCGGCGCCTTGCTCGGGATTGTCGTTGAGGGCGAAGCCAGTGACGCCGAGATCGATGCGGTTATCGAGCAGTTCCAATCAACTTTTGTCCCCGGTGACGCGGCCGATGAAGACAGCGGACCGAAACCGCAGAAAGTCGAGTTGGACGGGCGGGTCATCCGTTATTTCGAGCGTGGCGAGGGCGGCACGCCGCTGTTGCTGGTACATGGTTTCGGTGGCGACCTGAACGGTTGGTTATTCAACCATGAAGCACTGGCAGCCGGGCGTCGGGTCATTGCCCTGGACCTGCCGGGCCATGGCGAGTCCTCGAAAACCCTGCAACGGGGTGATCTGGACGAGCTGAGCGGCGTGGTGCTGGGCCTGCTCGATCACCTCGACATCAACGCTGTGCATCTGGTGGGGCATTCCATGGGTGGGGCGGTGTCGCTGAACGCCGCGCGCCTGATGCCCCAGCGAGTCCGCTCGCTGACCTTGATCGGCAGCGCCGGGCTGGGCGCGCAGATCAATGGCAGCTACCTGGAAGGTTTCGTCGAAGCCGCCAACCGCAACGCCCTCAAGCCGGCACTGGTGCAACTGTTCTCCAATGCCGAACTGGTCAACCGCCAGATGCTCGACGACATGCTCAAGTACAAGCGCCTGGAGGGGGTGGACGCTGCGCTGCGGCAACTGTCAGCGACGCTCTTCAAGGACGGTCACCAGCAGGTGGACCTGCGCGAGGTCGTGCAGGCCGGCCACGTACCGACGCTGGTGATCTGGGGCAGCGACGACGCAATCATCCCGGTGGCCCACAGCGAAGGGTTGAGTGCCCAGGTCGAAGTGCTTTCCGGCCAGGGCCACATGGTGCAAATGGAAGCAGCCGAGCAGGTCAACCGGCTGATCCTCGGGTTCATCGAACAGCGCTGA
- a CDS encoding trans-3-hydroxy-L-proline dehydratase: protein MRSSKIIHVVSCHAEGEVGDVIVGGVAPPPGATVWEQSRWIARDQTLRNFVLNEPRGGVFHHVNLLVPAKDPRAQMAWIIMEPADTPPMSGSNSLCVATVLLDSGILPMTEPQTRLVLEAPGGLIEAVADCRDGKVQRVEIKNVPSFADRLDAWIEVEGLGSLQVDTAYGGDSFVIVDAQRLGFTIRPDEAAELVAVGLKITRAANEQLGFVHPLNPDWSHISFCQIAAPIVQENGIATGANAVVIQPGKIDRSPTGTGCSARMAVLHAKGLMQVGERFIGRSIIGSEFHCRIDSLTDVAGRPAIYPCIAGRAWITGTHQLLLDPADPWPQGYRLSDTWPGA, encoded by the coding sequence ATGCGCTCATCGAAAATCATCCATGTAGTGAGCTGCCACGCCGAAGGCGAAGTCGGTGATGTGATCGTCGGCGGCGTTGCCCCACCGCCCGGCGCCACGGTATGGGAGCAGTCACGCTGGATCGCCCGGGACCAGACCCTGCGCAACTTCGTCCTCAACGAGCCCCGGGGCGGCGTGTTCCACCACGTCAACCTGCTGGTGCCGGCCAAGGACCCACGGGCGCAAATGGCCTGGATCATCATGGAGCCGGCCGATACCCCGCCAATGTCCGGTTCCAACTCGTTGTGCGTCGCCACCGTGTTGCTGGACAGCGGCATCCTGCCCATGACCGAACCCCAGACCCGCTTGGTGCTGGAAGCGCCGGGCGGCCTGATCGAAGCGGTGGCCGACTGCCGCGACGGCAAGGTGCAGCGGGTCGAGATCAAGAACGTGCCCTCCTTCGCCGATCGCCTCGATGCCTGGATCGAAGTCGAGGGCCTGGGCTCGTTGCAGGTGGACACAGCCTATGGCGGCGACAGTTTTGTGATTGTCGACGCCCAGCGCCTGGGCTTCACCATCCGCCCGGACGAGGCCGCCGAGCTGGTGGCCGTGGGCTTGAAAATCACCCGGGCCGCCAATGAACAACTGGGCTTTGTCCATCCGTTGAACCCCGACTGGTCGCACATCTCGTTCTGCCAGATCGCCGCGCCCATCGTCCAGGAAAACGGCATCGCCACTGGCGCCAATGCCGTGGTGATCCAGCCGGGCAAGATCGACCGCTCCCCCACCGGCACCGGCTGCTCGGCGCGCATGGCGGTACTGCACGCCAAAGGTTTGATGCAAGTCGGCGAACGCTTTATCGGCCGCTCGATCATCGGCTCCGAATTCCACTGCCGCATCGATTCGCTGACCGACGTGGCCGGACGCCCGGCGATTTATCCGTGCATCGCCGGGCGCGCGTGGATCACCGGCACCCATCAGCTGTTGCTCGACCCGGCCGATCCGTGGCCGCAGGGCTATCGGCTTTCGGATACCTGGCCGGGCGCGTGA
- a CDS encoding alpha-ketoacid dehydrogenase subunit beta yields MARKISYQQAINEALAQEMRRDSSVFIMGEDVAGGAGAPGENDAWGGVLGVTKGLYDQFPGRVLDTPLSEIGYVGAAVGAATCGVRPVCELMFVDFAGCCLDQILNQAAKFRYMFGGKASTPLVIRTMVGAGLRAAAQHSQMLTSLWTHIPGLKVVCPSSPYDAKGLLIQAIRDNDPVIFCEHKLLYGMQGEVPEELYTIPFGEANFLRDGKDVTLVSYGRMVNTAMDAARSLAGRGIDCEVIDLRTTSPMDEDSILESVEKTGRLVVIDEANPRCSMATDVSALVAQKAFGALKAPIEMVTAPHTPVPFSDSLEDLYIPDAAKIEQAVLNVIEWSKR; encoded by the coding sequence ATGGCGAGAAAAATCAGCTATCAGCAGGCAATCAACGAGGCCCTGGCCCAGGAAATGCGCCGCGACTCCAGCGTCTTCATCATGGGCGAGGACGTGGCTGGCGGTGCCGGCGCGCCTGGTGAAAACGACGCCTGGGGCGGTGTGCTTGGTGTCACCAAGGGCCTTTACGACCAGTTCCCCGGCCGCGTGCTCGACACGCCGCTGTCGGAAATCGGTTACGTCGGCGCGGCTGTGGGAGCCGCCACCTGCGGCGTGCGTCCGGTGTGCGAACTGATGTTCGTCGACTTCGCCGGGTGCTGCCTGGACCAGATCCTCAACCAGGCGGCGAAGTTTCGCTACATGTTCGGCGGCAAGGCCTCCACGCCCCTGGTGATCCGCACCATGGTCGGTGCCGGCCTGCGCGCCGCCGCCCAGCACTCGCAGATGCTCACGTCCTTGTGGACGCACATTCCGGGGCTGAAAGTGGTGTGCCCGTCATCGCCTTACGATGCCAAGGGCTTGCTGATCCAGGCGATCCGCGACAACGACCCGGTGATCTTCTGCGAGCACAAGTTGCTCTACGGCATGCAGGGCGAGGTGCCGGAAGAGCTCTACACCATTCCCTTCGGCGAGGCCAATTTCCTGCGCGACGGCAAGGACGTGACCCTGGTGTCGTACGGGCGCATGGTCAACACCGCCATGGACGCCGCGCGCAGCCTGGCTGGGCGTGGCATCGACTGTGAAGTCATCGACTTGCGCACCACCAGCCCGATGGACGAGGACAGCATCCTCGAAAGCGTCGAGAAGACCGGGCGCCTGGTCGTGATCGACGAGGCCAACCCACGCTGTTCCATGGCCACCGATGTTTCGGCCCTGGTGGCGCAAAAAGCCTTTGGCGCGCTCAAGGCCCCGATTGAGATGGTCACCGCACCGCATACCCCGGTGCCGTTCTCCGATTCGCTGGAAGACCTGTATATCCCCGACGCGGCGAAGATCGAGCAAGCCGTGCTCAACGTGATCGAGTGGAGCAAGCGCTGA
- a CDS encoding amino acid ABC transporter ATP-binding protein, with translation MIEIENVHKSFGDLEVVKGVSLTVDKGEVVSIIGGSGSGKSTLLMCINGLEPIQKGSIRVDGIEVHDHATDLNRLRQKIGIVFQQWNAFPHLTVLENVMLAPRKVLGKSRQDAEALAVKQLEHVGLGDKLKAFPGKLSGGQQQRMAIARALAMSPDYMLFDEATSALDPQLVGEVLDTMRMLAEDGMTMVLVTHEIRFARDVSDRVAFFCNGRVHEIGPPDQVIGNPMQPETAAFLKSVK, from the coding sequence ATGATTGAGATCGAAAACGTGCACAAGTCCTTCGGTGACCTGGAAGTGGTCAAGGGTGTGAGCCTGACGGTGGACAAAGGTGAAGTGGTGTCGATTATCGGCGGTTCCGGCTCGGGCAAGTCGACCCTGCTGATGTGCATCAACGGCCTGGAGCCGATCCAGAAAGGCAGCATCCGCGTGGACGGCATCGAGGTCCATGACCACGCCACCGACCTCAATCGCCTGCGGCAGAAGATCGGCATCGTGTTCCAGCAATGGAACGCCTTCCCCCACCTGACCGTGCTGGAAAACGTGATGCTGGCGCCGCGCAAGGTGCTGGGCAAGAGCCGACAGGACGCCGAGGCGCTGGCGGTGAAGCAGCTTGAGCATGTGGGCCTGGGGGACAAGCTCAAGGCCTTCCCCGGCAAGCTTTCCGGCGGCCAGCAACAACGCATGGCCATCGCCCGGGCCCTGGCGATGTCGCCGGACTACATGCTGTTCGACGAAGCCACCTCGGCCCTGGATCCGCAGCTGGTGGGCGAAGTGCTGGACACCATGCGCATGCTCGCCGAAGACGGCATGACCATGGTGCTGGTGACCCACGAGATCCGCTTCGCCCGGGACGTGTCCGACCGCGTGGCGTTCTTCTGCAACGGCCGGGTCCATGAGATCGGGCCGCCGGACCAGGTGATTGGCAATCCGATGCAGCCGGAGACGGCGGCTTTCCTTAAATCGGTGAAATAG